Proteins encoded together in one Dermacentor variabilis isolate Ectoservices chromosome 2, ASM5094787v1, whole genome shotgun sequence window:
- the LOC142572810 gene encoding uncharacterized protein LOC142572810, whose protein sequence is MPCSAFMPECGKPRARFFPAPPRLRGPPGTFSIGVAAAGRRLSKVQSWQTAALGHPASRRCRSGSRTSSRHLTKTAGPFSIKVSSSSFVGLLLHILPDEVVNHLSLCSNRVPCIDRNSHHNKKISEGNF, encoded by the exons ATGCCTTGCAGCGCGTTTATG CCAGAGtgcgggaagcctcgagctcgcttcttcccggcgCCGCCCCGGCTTCgagggccgccggggaccttctccatcggcgttgccgccgctgggagacgactctcaaaagttcagagttggcagaccgcagctctgggccatccggcaagccgaaggtgcCGCTCGGgttcaaggacttcgagccgccacctgacaaaaactgccggaccattctctattaaagtttcttcttcatccttcgtaggattgctgttgcatatattgcccga TGAAGTTGTCAACCACCTGTCCCTTTGTTCGAACAGAGTGCCATGCATTGACAGAAATTctcatcacaacaagaaaatctctgaaggaaatttttga